The following proteins are co-located in the Spinactinospora alkalitolerans genome:
- a CDS encoding hydroxyacid dehydrogenase, whose protein sequence is MTEIYVSDAIHPDVLATIGESARVHLGWGDDAVDYARVAPAVDAVILRAETFSRAVIEASPNLRIIARHGVGTDNVDLHAAAEHCVWVTTTPGANSNAVAEYVFALLLSAARKVPQAMERVRGERWSEGKSDLVGFELGGRTIGVLGFGSIGRAVTRIATGFRMRVLAYDPAVEPADIAGAGAGPVELRELLAASDVVTVHVPLLPSTRNLLGADEIARMKPGSILVNTSRGGLVDENALADALRSGRLGGAVLDVLEAEAADMKDPLRHNALPLGTTPALGVTPHVAGQTTEAFRQAGHMAWEAVQAALADRTPPHAVQPRGGRMAAEA, encoded by the coding sequence GTGACCGAGATTTACGTATCCGATGCCATCCACCCCGACGTCCTCGCCACCATCGGCGAGTCAGCGCGGGTCCATTTGGGCTGGGGGGACGACGCGGTCGACTACGCCCGGGTGGCTCCGGCGGTCGACGCCGTGATCCTCCGCGCGGAGACCTTCAGCCGAGCCGTGATCGAGGCATCGCCCAACCTGAGAATCATCGCCCGCCACGGGGTGGGCACGGACAACGTGGACCTCCACGCCGCCGCCGAACACTGCGTGTGGGTCACCACCACCCCGGGAGCCAACAGCAACGCCGTGGCCGAATACGTCTTCGCCCTACTGCTCTCGGCCGCCAGGAAAGTGCCCCAGGCGATGGAGCGCGTACGCGGTGAACGCTGGTCCGAGGGCAAGTCCGACCTCGTCGGCTTCGAACTCGGCGGCCGCACCATCGGCGTCCTGGGCTTCGGCTCCATCGGCAGGGCGGTGACGCGGATCGCCACCGGATTCCGAATGCGCGTCCTGGCTTACGACCCCGCCGTGGAACCCGCCGACATCGCGGGAGCCGGTGCGGGGCCGGTCGAGCTGAGAGAGTTGCTCGCCGCCTCCGACGTGGTCACCGTCCACGTGCCCCTGCTGCCGTCCACCCGCAATCTGCTCGGCGCCGACGAGATCGCTCGGATGAAACCCGGCAGCATCCTGGTCAACACGTCCCGGGGCGGGCTGGTCGATGAGAACGCCCTGGCCGACGCGCTGCGGTCCGGCCGACTGGGTGGCGCGGTCCTGGACGTCCTCGAGGCCGAGGCAGCCGACATGAAGGACCCGCTGCGCCACAACGCGCTCCCGCTGGGCACCACACCCGCTCTCGGGGTCACCCCTCATGTGGCCGGCCAAACCACCGAGGCGTTCCGCCAAGCCGGACACATGGCCTGGGAGGCGGTACAGGCGGCCCTGGCCGACAGGACCCCGCCGCACGCGGTGCAGCCAAGGGGAGGCCGAATGGCGGCCGAAGCCTGA
- a CDS encoding RraA family protein yields MYIDAAADNIRVSRPWARPTADLVNGLAAYPTALIGDVRRRMGLMSSEIRCLTPGLRLAGSILPIQIWEGDNLAIHRGLDEAQPGDVLVVAGNSVTGRSVFGGILAEICLAHGVKGVIVDGAVRDLEETARLGLPVFARAVSPAGPSKNGPGTVGAPVACGNMVCNPGDAVIGDDDGIIVVPADEVEETLALLPAQQQAETAILNRLAAERKQS; encoded by the coding sequence ATGTACATCGATGCCGCCGCCGACAACATCCGGGTGTCCCGACCCTGGGCGCGCCCAACCGCAGATCTCGTCAACGGTCTCGCCGCCTATCCGACGGCGCTCATAGGCGACGTCCGCAGACGCATGGGCCTGATGTCATCGGAAATCCGTTGTCTGACGCCGGGTCTCAGGCTGGCCGGCTCCATCCTGCCCATCCAGATCTGGGAAGGAGACAATCTGGCCATCCACCGCGGCCTGGACGAAGCCCAACCGGGTGACGTGCTGGTCGTCGCGGGCAATTCCGTCACCGGTAGGTCTGTCTTCGGCGGCATCCTGGCCGAAATCTGCCTCGCCCACGGTGTCAAGGGCGTGATCGTCGACGGAGCCGTGCGGGACCTGGAGGAGACGGCCCGCCTGGGACTTCCGGTCTTCGCCCGGGCGGTCAGCCCCGCAGGCCCCTCCAAGAACGGCCCTGGCACCGTAGGCGCGCCGGTGGCCTGCGGAAACATGGTGTGCAACCCCGGTGATGCGGTCATCGGCGACGACGACGGCATCATCGTGGTGCCCGCCGACGAGGTGGAGGAGACGCTGGCACTCCTTCCTGCCCAGCAGCAGGCCGAAACCGCCATCCTCAACAGACTCGCGGCCGAGCGCAAGCAGAGTTGA
- a CDS encoding MFS transporter yields the protein MTDTAQSAPGQRAKRRRALGGAMFGFFVDMYDIYLPVIALTPAMAYFTATGSSDVDVAVFSALIFVASIVGRPLGSLIFGPMGDRLGRRRTTLIAAGGSAVCTGIMTVMPGFHTIGVAALVLLVVLRLLDGVFLGGEYTAANPLAMEYAPRNRRGVFGSLINMGYPAALGFITIVTMLTLALFPTGGPDAPYSVWGWRVPFAVGFVFCVALFVLYWRSVPESELWTEVPEAGNPLKVLFSGRNLASFGVAFIVGSGCWLTLNGTVGVFSSHFGGLGVDVSRINLIILVSAAIGMVLFPFVGHLGQRFGRRQVIMVLGGVNLVVGPVALGLAVSQSDALAVIPFTVVAIIGGLFVWAMITAFLMELFPTEVRASGYGIAYSLPSMIPAFYAYYMVWLGDVMPYDYTPVVVLAAGGALLLVGGYLAKDRRHMELAEV from the coding sequence ATGACTGACACAGCCCAGTCAGCCCCCGGCCAGCGCGCCAAGCGACGCCGTGCCCTGGGTGGGGCGATGTTCGGCTTCTTTGTCGACATGTACGACATCTACCTGCCGGTGATCGCCCTGACCCCGGCGATGGCGTACTTCACCGCCACCGGCTCCTCCGACGTCGACGTGGCCGTCTTCTCGGCGTTGATCTTCGTTGCCTCGATCGTCGGGCGCCCGCTGGGGTCCCTCATCTTCGGCCCCATGGGAGACCGGCTGGGGCGTCGGCGTACGACCCTGATCGCCGCCGGAGGGTCGGCGGTGTGCACCGGCATCATGACGGTGATGCCGGGGTTCCACACCATCGGGGTGGCGGCCTTGGTCCTGCTGGTGGTCCTGCGGCTCCTCGACGGGGTGTTCCTCGGCGGCGAGTACACCGCGGCCAACCCACTGGCGATGGAGTACGCCCCCCGCAACCGGCGGGGGGTCTTCGGGTCGCTGATCAACATGGGCTACCCGGCCGCCCTCGGGTTCATCACCATCGTCACCATGCTCACCCTCGCGCTGTTCCCGACCGGAGGGCCGGACGCGCCCTACTCGGTGTGGGGGTGGCGCGTCCCGTTCGCCGTCGGGTTCGTGTTCTGCGTCGCGCTGTTCGTCCTCTACTGGCGGTCGGTGCCCGAGTCGGAGCTGTGGACGGAGGTGCCCGAGGCCGGCAACCCCCTGAAGGTGCTTTTCTCCGGCCGGAACCTGGCGTCGTTCGGCGTCGCGTTCATCGTCGGCTCGGGATGCTGGCTCACCCTCAACGGCACGGTCGGCGTGTTCTCCAGCCACTTCGGCGGGCTCGGGGTGGACGTCTCCCGGATCAACCTGATCATCCTGGTGTCGGCGGCCATCGGCATGGTCCTGTTCCCGTTCGTGGGACACCTGGGGCAGCGCTTCGGCCGGCGGCAGGTCATCATGGTCCTGGGCGGGGTCAACCTTGTGGTGGGCCCGGTCGCGCTCGGTCTCGCGGTGAGCCAGAGCGACGCCCTCGCGGTGATCCCCTTCACGGTCGTGGCGATCATCGGCGGCCTGTTCGTCTGGGCGATGATCACCGCGTTCCTGATGGAGCTGTTCCCGACCGAGGTCCGCGCCTCGGGCTACGGCATCGCCTACAGCCTGCCCAGCATGATCCCGGCGTTCTACGCCTACTACATGGTGTGGCTGGGCGACGTCATGCCCTACGACTACACCCCGGTGGTCGTCCTCGCCGCGGGAGGCGCGCTGTTGCTGGTCGGCGGCTACCTCGCCAAGGATCGCCGCCACATGGAGCTCGCCGAGGTGTGA
- a CDS encoding carbon-nitrogen hydrolase family protein: MADRGLPALTVAAVQAAPQFLDVEGTLDKLDHLVGEAAGNGAELVAFGESFVAGFPVWGGVLPPIEQHGLHERLVASSITVPGSEVARLGQIATRHSVLLSVGVNERAPHSLGQLFNSNLIFDREGRLVNHRRKLVATYYERLTWSHGDAHDLRPVELDGWNVGALICGENTNTLARYTLLAQGERVHVASYPPSWPFDQREGQADYDLQDAIRIRSAAHAFEGKVFSVVAATALGDDAVAAVAEGDSRVEQLLRSAPTASLIVGPRGEVLAGPLVGGEGILYADVDLQDEVVLKRIHDIVGTYQRTDLFQLRVDTSRPAAVTLVDDTPARPEPQGEENEPND, from the coding sequence ATGGCCGACAGGGGTCTACCCGCGCTCACGGTGGCCGCGGTGCAGGCGGCTCCGCAGTTCCTCGACGTCGAGGGAACGCTGGACAAGCTCGACCATCTCGTGGGGGAGGCGGCGGGCAACGGGGCCGAGCTCGTCGCCTTCGGGGAGAGCTTCGTCGCGGGCTTTCCCGTCTGGGGAGGAGTGCTGCCGCCCATCGAGCAGCACGGCCTGCACGAACGGCTCGTCGCCTCGTCTATCACCGTGCCCGGTAGCGAGGTGGCGCGCCTCGGCCAGATCGCGACCCGTCACTCGGTGTTGCTGTCGGTGGGCGTGAACGAGCGGGCGCCGCACTCCCTGGGACAGCTCTTCAACAGCAACCTGATCTTCGATCGGGAGGGACGCCTGGTCAACCACCGGCGCAAGCTCGTTGCCACCTACTACGAGCGCCTCACCTGGTCCCACGGCGACGCACACGACCTGCGACCGGTGGAGTTGGACGGCTGGAACGTCGGCGCCCTGATCTGCGGGGAGAACACCAACACCCTCGCCCGCTACACCCTGCTCGCCCAGGGGGAACGGGTGCACGTGGCCTCCTACCCTCCGTCATGGCCCTTCGACCAGCGCGAGGGACAGGCCGACTACGACCTGCAGGACGCCATCCGCATTCGCAGCGCCGCCCACGCCTTCGAGGGAAAGGTGTTCAGCGTCGTAGCGGCCACCGCCCTGGGCGACGATGCCGTGGCCGCCGTCGCCGAAGGCGACAGCCGCGTGGAACAGCTCCTTCGCTCCGCGCCCACCGCCTCCCTCATCGTCGGCCCTCGCGGCGAGGTCCTGGCCGGACCCCTCGTGGGCGGTGAGGGCATTCTCTACGCCGACGTCGACCTCCAGGACGAGGTCGTGCTCAAGCGCATCCACGACATCGTCGGCACCTACCAGCGCACCGACCTCTTCCAACTCCGTGTCGACACCAGCCGTCCCGCGGCCGTGACGCTCGTCGACGACACCCCCGCACGACCCGAGCCCCAAGGCGAGGAGAACGAGCCCAATGACTGA
- a CDS encoding TrmB family transcriptional regulator: MLEELEQIGLDPKEARFYLAVLNLDRPTVAEAAQSADLTRTNGYDIAKRLARRGFITVTETGDRAGGGRRTRTVLTANDPQVLLDEWQQRKRALDALMPRLQAMRAKSSAHPRARYLEGASGIRRALFETLDWSNPLLGILSMRDLFTVPGHRAMEEYIAGRRERGLWLKVVRSPEKDLADDWHSSAVDLRETRFAPPGMVFTMTMIIGERTVAALSSRGENFAMMIESQEYADTQRNLFEVLWHTSQPDQPAGE, translated from the coding sequence ATGCTGGAGGAGTTGGAGCAGATCGGTCTGGACCCGAAGGAGGCTCGCTTCTACCTGGCCGTACTCAATCTCGACCGACCCACCGTCGCCGAAGCGGCCCAGTCGGCGGACCTTACGCGCACCAACGGCTACGACATCGCCAAGCGCCTGGCCCGGCGAGGGTTCATCACCGTCACCGAGACAGGGGACCGCGCCGGGGGAGGCCGACGCACGCGGACCGTGCTCACGGCCAACGACCCGCAGGTGCTGCTGGACGAATGGCAGCAGCGCAAGCGGGCCCTGGATGCGTTGATGCCTCGGCTGCAGGCGATGCGGGCCAAGAGCAGCGCCCATCCCCGGGCACGTTATCTGGAAGGAGCCTCCGGGATCCGCAGGGCGCTGTTCGAGACCCTCGACTGGTCCAACCCGCTGCTCGGCATCCTGTCGATGCGGGACCTGTTCACCGTGCCGGGGCATCGGGCGATGGAGGAGTACATCGCCGGTCGACGAGAGCGTGGCCTGTGGCTGAAGGTGGTGCGCTCGCCGGAAAAGGACCTGGCCGACGACTGGCACTCCAGCGCGGTCGACCTGCGGGAGACCCGGTTCGCCCCTCCGGGGATGGTGTTCACCATGACCATGATCATCGGGGAGCGGACGGTGGCGGCCCTCTCCTCCCGCGGCGAGAACTTCGCCATGATGATCGAGAGCCAGGAGTACGCCGACACCCAGCGCAACCTCTTCGAGGTGCTGTGGCACACGAGTCAGCCCGACCAACCGGCTGGAGAATGA